From a single Acidobacteriota bacterium genomic region:
- a CDS encoding ABC transporter permease gives MNLAETLKLAFDSIMGHKLRSFLTLLGMIIGMTAFMVVLSLLLGFNGYVDEKIAGIGSKAFTVQRFNFSDFRNSDTIAEAQRRNKELTFDELDFIKERAQLIDKIGARAGNTSRDIRSGTNTLQAVNIQGMQPVIAQIDNIEIMEGRYFTEAENNNAVRVAFIGTDIAENLFPQGGAIGSEIQISGIPYRVIGIRVAKGSVFGQPQDNFIQVPINTFGANFGGLRWQRAPTFSITAREDVKMEDAVDEVRTLMRIKRKLPAEEKDNFGIVTPDAISGLIGSFTGVFSTVLLVVPGIALVVGAIVIMNIMLVAVTERTKEIGIRKSLGARQGDILRQFLFESGLLSAIGGLIGLIIAYTTSFFVTMYVFPASIPWWAAVLAISVSAAVGILAGLFPAWKAAKLDPIEALRAD, from the coding sequence ATGAACCTTGCCGAAACACTCAAATTGGCCTTTGATTCGATAATGGGCCACAAACTCCGGTCGTTCCTGACGCTGCTCGGGATGATCATCGGGATGACGGCGTTTATGGTCGTTCTCTCGCTTTTGCTCGGGTTCAACGGCTATGTCGATGAGAAAATTGCCGGCATTGGCTCGAAGGCCTTCACGGTCCAGCGGTTCAATTTCTCTGACTTCCGCAATTCAGATACCATCGCCGAGGCACAGCGGCGGAACAAGGAACTCACCTTTGACGAACTCGATTTCATCAAAGAACGAGCCCAGCTCATCGATAAAATAGGGGCACGGGCCGGAAATACTTCGCGTGACATTCGCTCCGGAACCAATACTCTTCAAGCGGTCAATATTCAGGGAATGCAGCCGGTGATCGCCCAGATCGACAATATCGAGATCATGGAAGGGCGCTACTTTACCGAGGCTGAAAACAATAACGCCGTCCGGGTCGCGTTCATCGGCACGGACATTGCAGAAAATCTTTTTCCGCAAGGCGGAGCCATCGGCAGCGAGATCCAGATCTCCGGGATTCCCTATCGGGTGATCGGAATTCGGGTGGCAAAGGGCTCCGTTTTCGGCCAGCCGCAGGACAATTTCATTCAGGTCCCGATCAACACATTCGGGGCGAACTTCGGCGGCCTTCGGTGGCAAAGGGCCCCGACCTTCTCGATAACGGCCCGTGAGGACGTTAAGATGGAGGACGCCGTTGATGAGGTTCGAACGTTGATGCGAATAAAGCGCAAGCTTCCCGCAGAGGAGAAGGACAACTTCGGTATCGTAACACCGGACGCGATCAGTGGACTGATTGGAAGTTTCACAGGCGTCTTTTCGACCGTGCTTCTCGTTGTGCCGGGAATCGCTTTGGTCGTAGGGGCGATCGTGATCATGAATATCATGCTCGTTGCCGTGACGGAGCGGACAAAAGAGATCGGCATTAGAAAATCGCTCGGGGCAAGACAGGGGGACATTCTTCGACAGTTTCTTTTCGAGTCAGGGCTTCTTTCGGCGATCGGCGGGTTGATCGGGCTAATTATTGCCTATACAACCAGCTTCTTTGTCACTATGTATGTTTTCCCGGCTTCGATACCGTGGTGGGCCGCGGTTCTTGCCATCAGCGTTTCTGCCGCAGTCGGTATACTTGCCGGTCTGTTCCCGGCTTGGAAGGCTGCCAAGCTCGATCCGATCGAAGCACTGAGGGCTGATTAG
- a CDS encoding PD40 domain-containing protein: MILRSAITFTLFLLLSATVFTQTKLLRFPDIHGDRVVFSYGGDLWSAPASGGTAVRLTAHPGVETFPKFSPDGRWIAFTGQYDGDEQVYVMPAGGGEPRQLTFYPSRGPLAPRWGYDNQVYGWTKDGKIFFRGLRESWSLPIARLFTVSPEGGPVEPLPMPEAGSGDFSPDGGKMVYSPQSRDFRPEKRYEGGQANRLYIYDIATADAKLISDSPRANRDAMWIGNSIYFISDKDGKFNLYSYDTGNGRTTQVTRNRDWDIRWPSSDSQGKIVWERDGEIEVFDVSSKRSNKLSINVPDDGVNRRKRQTSVANLVSSYGLSPKGERAVFAARGDIFTAPIERGAVRNLTNSSGAHDKLPAWSPDGRNIAFISDRTGEEEVWVMPHDGSGPATQITTGSKAQKYAPFWSADSKKLVFSDKDARLFIANVESKQVQEIANARNGLIFNYAWSPKGNYVAYTMQTPNGLASVFIWKSADNRSYRATPEMFNAGNAAWDPSGDYLYFISQREFAPQISNSEFNYATDRMSQIYALALRSDVKHPFPFQDDEVTITPEKPASSTTPSPSPSPTPAAAPETIEFDGLESRAVKVPLPADNYNGLSANRGHLIYAVTPPFYYGRQAPIQTSLRIYSLKDRKETTLLTPAFGYALSADGTKLLSTSAGGSYNLLDANPQGERTRKAVSTAGLVTEIDPVAEWNQIFNEAWRRYRDWFYVENMHGFDWERIREDYRKWLPHVAHRADLNYIIAEMSSELTVQHAYIDGGDMNLPPRVRVALPGARFEADRASGRYKISKIYTGQNEEDIYRAPLAEVGVNARPGDYLLAVNGEEVKTDRDVYAYFRGKADAAVTLTLNSSPTMQGARKVSFRPIISESDLIYLDWIEANRKRVSDMSGGRVGYIHIPDMGAAGIREFIKWYYPQLDKEGLVVDVRANGGGNVSRMLIERLRRRVLGVNFRRGDADGTTYPDGVFGGPMVALLNENSASDGDIFPYMFREAGLGPLIGKRSWGGVVGITNRGNLIDGGVVNVPEFALANTKGEYIIEGYGVDPDIEIDNDPRSVIAGRDPQLERGVQEVMKKLTSPVKLPARPADPNRNKN; this comes from the coding sequence ATGATTCTGCGATCCGCGATCACGTTCACGCTCTTTTTACTCCTTTCGGCCACAGTATTTACGCAAACGAAACTCCTCAGGTTTCCTGATATCCACGGCGACCGCGTCGTTTTCAGCTATGGCGGAGATCTTTGGTCCGCTCCGGCTTCCGGCGGCACTGCCGTTCGGCTGACGGCACATCCGGGAGTTGAGACGTTTCCGAAGTTCTCTCCGGACGGCCGATGGATCGCGTTTACAGGGCAGTATGACGGAGACGAGCAGGTTTACGTGATGCCGGCTGGCGGCGGCGAACCGCGGCAATTGACCTTTTATCCTTCCCGCGGGCCGCTTGCACCGCGATGGGGATATGACAATCAAGTTTACGGCTGGACGAAGGACGGCAAGATCTTTTTCCGCGGATTGCGTGAATCGTGGTCGCTTCCGATCGCGAGGCTTTTCACCGTTTCGCCGGAAGGCGGGCCGGTCGAACCGCTTCCGATGCCGGAAGCAGGTTCGGGTGATTTCTCACCCGACGGCGGCAAGATGGTCTATTCGCCACAATCCCGCGACTTCCGCCCTGAAAAGCGTTACGAAGGCGGGCAGGCGAACCGGCTTTATATCTATGACATCGCGACCGCCGACGCGAAACTGATCTCCGACAGCCCGCGGGCAAACCGCGACGCGATGTGGATCGGCAATTCGATCTACTTCATTTCGGACAAGGACGGCAAATTTAACCTCTATTCGTACGACACCGGCAATGGCCGGACGACTCAGGTCACACGGAACCGTGACTGGGACATCCGCTGGCCGAGTTCGGATAGTCAGGGCAAGATAGTTTGGGAGCGCGATGGCGAGATCGAGGTCTTTGATGTTTCGTCAAAGCGGTCGAATAAGCTTTCGATCAATGTTCCAGATGACGGAGTGAATCGCAGGAAGCGGCAGACTTCAGTAGCGAATCTTGTAAGCTCATACGGGCTCTCGCCAAAGGGGGAGCGGGCCGTTTTTGCCGCACGCGGCGATATCTTTACGGCACCGATCGAGCGCGGAGCCGTCCGCAATCTGACGAATTCCTCCGGAGCACACGACAAACTGCCGGCTTGGTCGCCGGATGGCAGGAATATCGCTTTCATCTCCGACCGCACGGGCGAGGAAGAGGTTTGGGTAATGCCGCACGATGGGTCGGGACCGGCAACACAGATAACGACGGGCTCCAAGGCGCAGAAGTACGCGCCTTTCTGGTCGGCGGACAGCAAGAAGCTGGTTTTTAGTGACAAGGACGCGAGGCTTTTCATCGCGAATGTCGAGTCCAAACAGGTTCAGGAGATCGCTAACGCCCGCAATGGACTGATCTTTAACTACGCATGGTCGCCAAAAGGTAATTACGTGGCATACACGATGCAGACGCCGAACGGGCTTGCATCGGTGTTCATCTGGAAATCGGCCGACAACAGGTCGTATCGGGCAACGCCGGAAATGTTCAATGCGGGAAACGCGGCGTGGGACCCGAGCGGCGATTACCTTTACTTCATTTCACAGCGAGAATTCGCTCCGCAGATCTCGAATTCAGAATTCAACTACGCAACCGACCGGATGTCGCAGATCTACGCACTCGCACTTCGAAGCGATGTAAAACATCCCTTTCCCTTTCAGGACGATGAGGTGACGATCACACCGGAAAAGCCCGCGAGTTCCACAACACCTTCGCCGTCTCCGTCACCGACTCCGGCCGCTGCGCCGGAAACGATCGAATTCGACGGGCTTGAGTCGCGGGCCGTGAAGGTTCCGCTGCCGGCCGATAACTACAACGGCCTTTCCGCCAACCGAGGCCACTTGATCTACGCAGTTACACCTCCGTTCTACTACGGACGACAGGCTCCTATTCAGACCTCGCTGCGAATCTACTCGCTCAAGGATCGGAAGGAGACAACGCTTCTTACTCCGGCATTCGGTTATGCACTCTCCGCCGACGGAACGAAGCTCCTCAGCACATCGGCTGGCGGCAGCTATAACCTGCTTGACGCAAACCCACAAGGCGAGCGAACCCGGAAAGCGGTTTCGACTGCCGGGCTTGTGACCGAGATCGACCCGGTTGCGGAATGGAACCAGATCTTCAATGAAGCTTGGCGACGATACCGTGATTGGTTCTACGTTGAGAACATGCATGGATTTGACTGGGAACGCATCCGCGAGGATTACCGCAAGTGGCTGCCCCACGTTGCCCATCGAGCGGATCTGAACTACATCATAGCCGAGATGAGCTCTGAATTGACCGTCCAACACGCCTACATTGACGGCGGCGATATGAACCTGCCGCCGCGGGTTCGCGTCGCATTACCGGGAGCGAGATTCGAGGCGGATAGGGCTTCGGGCCGTTACAAGATATCGAAGATCTATACGGGGCAGAACGAGGAAGATATTTATCGGGCGCCGCTTGCGGAGGTTGGCGTCAATGCTCGGCCTGGCGATTATCTTTTGGCCGTAAACGGTGAAGAGGTGAAGACTGACAGGGACGTCTATGCGTATTTCCGCGGCAAGGCCGATGCGGCCGTCACGCTAACGCTGAATTCGTCGCCGACGATGCAGGGAGCTCGAAAGGTTTCTTTTAGGCCGATCATCTCCGAGTCAGATCTCATTTATCTCGACTGGATCGAAGCGAACCGCAAACGCGTCAGCGATATGTCGGGCGGCCGCGTCGGTTATATCCATATTCCGGATATGGGGGCGGCGGGAATTCGTGAGTTTATCAAGTGGTATTACCCGCAGCTCGATAAAGAAGGCTTGGTCGTTGACGTGCGAGCAAACGGCGGCGGAAACGTCTCGCGAATGCTGATAGAGCGGCTGCGACGGCGTGTGCTCGGGGTAAATTTCCGCCGCGGCGATGCCGACGGAACCACGTATCCTGACGGAGTGTTTGGTGGGCCGATGGTCGCTCTGCTAAATGAAAACTCTGCTTCGGACGGCGATATTTTCCCGTATATGTTTCGCGAGGCAGGGCTCGGGCCGCTTATCGGGAAACGGAGCTGGGGCGGCGTAGTCGGTATCACGAATCGCGGGAATCTGATCGATGGCGGCGTTGTCAACGTACCGGAATTTGCATTGGCGAACACGAAGGGCGAATACATCATCGAAGGCTATGGCGTTGACCCGGACATTGAGATCGATAACGACCCTCGGTCAGTGATCGCCGGTCGTGACCCGCAGCTTGAACGCGGCGTGCAAGAGGTGATGAAGAAACTGACCTCGCCGGTAAAGCTCCCGGCACGCCCGGCCGACCCTAACCGGAACAAGAACTAA
- a CDS encoding YIP1 family protein produces the protein MSEFDPKENRASNEIVEMSEVATLGNIFFEPERTFRALRAKPRFILAAVIISLLVGGYIVALNYKIGPEGLRREISAQLEKNPQVASMSAGDKAQMVETQMTINKYTQYIVPIFVLISFGIGALLYWGGAKAFGGEGGFLQALSVWVYSSFPPALISTIGSFIVMYFKAAEEIDIVSSQRGLLHANLGFLFGKDASPVLVTLISVLDLFAIWGWILAAIGLRVTNKISNGSAWAVIVLVALVGVLFRVISAFFSGNPS, from the coding sequence ATGTCTGAATTCGATCCTAAAGAAAACCGTGCGTCCAATGAGATCGTTGAGATGTCCGAGGTGGCGACGCTCGGCAATATCTTTTTCGAGCCCGAGCGAACGTTCAGAGCCCTTAGGGCAAAGCCCCGATTCATCCTGGCGGCCGTGATCATATCACTGTTGGTTGGCGGATATATCGTGGCCCTCAACTACAAGATCGGCCCCGAAGGCCTGCGACGCGAAATCTCGGCACAGCTCGAGAAGAACCCACAGGTCGCCTCGATGAGCGCAGGTGATAAGGCTCAGATGGTCGAAACGCAGATGACCATCAACAAGTACACCCAGTATATTGTTCCGATATTCGTGTTGATCAGCTTTGGCATCGGGGCCTTGCTTTATTGGGGCGGAGCAAAGGCATTTGGCGGCGAGGGCGGATTTTTGCAGGCGCTTTCTGTTTGGGTTTACTCATCTTTCCCGCCGGCTCTGATCTCAACGATCGGGAGCTTTATCGTCATGTATTTCAAGGCGGCCGAGGAGATCGACATTGTGTCGAGCCAGCGCGGGCTGCTACATGCAAATCTCGGCTTTCTATTTGGAAAAGACGCGAGCCCGGTGCTTGTAACGCTGATAAGTGTTCTTGATCTTTTCGCGATCTGGGGCTGGATACTGGCCGCGATCGGCCTTCGGGTAACTAACAAGATCTCGAACGGTTCTGCATGGGCGGTAATAGTTCTCGTGGCTCTTGTCGGCGTTCTGTTTAGGGTTATCAGTGCCTTCTTCTCAGGGAATCCAAGCTAG
- a CDS encoding ABC transporter permease, with amino-acid sequence MRVAASRFYENLKMAFDTLRSNKLRSFLTIIGVVVGVITVMLISSIISGIGMAVEAQVKSFGTRSIFVNKMNTGVRFGRPSREERMRPDLTLEDALALRNLPDVETAVPRLNVSSGFFGNRTVVSGNGKQTSNIQLSGTLPEIERAETEVIVEGRWFNQTEVDFKKDVALIGSTVKETFFPFETPIGKTLEINGREFTIVGQLDKKPQLFGGDGGNSDQSNTIYMPFGSAQRIKPNADDIFITVVSKPGRIQEARDQVEDLLRVRRGVKFGEPNNFSTATADSIIDQFQSITAGVAAAMVVISSIGLLIGGIGVMNIMLVSVTERTREIGIRKAIGAKQSDILLQFLIEAGTLTGFGGLLGLAIGWGLSLLIQTVFPSYVPLWAPIAGFFASVGIGLVFGLFPAWKAARLDPIESLRYE; translated from the coding sequence ATGAGAGTTGCGGCAAGTAGGTTTTACGAGAATCTCAAGATGGCGTTCGATACGCTGCGTAGCAATAAGCTGCGCTCGTTTCTGACCATCATCGGTGTCGTTGTCGGCGTTATAACCGTGATGCTCATCTCATCGATCATTTCCGGCATCGGGATGGCGGTAGAAGCACAGGTCAAATCGTTCGGCACGCGCTCGATCTTCGTCAACAAAATGAACACCGGAGTACGGTTCGGGCGTCCCTCAAGGGAGGAACGTATGCGTCCCGACCTGACGCTGGAAGACGCTCTTGCTCTACGAAATCTCCCGGACGTTGAGACCGCAGTTCCCAGGCTAAATGTATCGAGCGGCTTTTTTGGCAATCGCACAGTAGTTTCCGGTAACGGTAAACAGACCTCAAATATTCAGCTCAGTGGAACTTTGCCCGAGATCGAACGGGCAGAAACGGAGGTCATTGTCGAGGGCCGTTGGTTCAACCAGACCGAGGTAGATTTCAAGAAAGACGTCGCCCTTATAGGCTCGACCGTAAAAGAGACATTTTTCCCCTTTGAAACACCGATCGGCAAAACGCTCGAGATAAATGGTCGAGAATTTACGATCGTCGGCCAACTCGACAAAAAGCCGCAGCTTTTCGGCGGTGACGGCGGGAACAGCGACCAGAGCAATACGATCTATATGCCATTTGGCTCGGCCCAGCGGATCAAGCCGAATGCAGATGACATTTTCATAACTGTCGTCTCAAAGCCCGGTCGAATACAGGAAGCCCGCGACCAGGTCGAGGACCTTCTTCGCGTTCGCCGGGGCGTCAAATTCGGTGAGCCGAACAATTTCTCAACTGCCACGGCCGATAGCATTATCGACCAGTTCCAATCGATCACTGCCGGAGTCGCCGCCGCGATGGTAGTTATCTCATCCATAGGCCTTCTTATCGGCGGCATTGGCGTGATGAACATCATGCTCGTCTCCGTCACCGAAAGAACCCGCGAGATCGGCATCCGAAAGGCAATCGGTGCAAAGCAAAGCGATATTCTTCTGCAATTTCTTATCGAGGCGGGGACGTTGACCGGGTTTGGCGGTTTGCTAGGGCTTGCGATCGGATGGGGGCTCTCGCTCCTTATCCAAACGGTCTTCCCGTCATATGTTCCGCTCTGGGCACCGATCGCCGGCTTTTTCGCCAGTGTCGGCATTGGGCTTGTCTTCGGGCTTTTCCCTGCATGGAAAGCCGCCCGGCTCGACCCGATCGAATCACTTCGCTACGAATAA
- a CDS encoding ABC transporter ATP-binding protein: MPQLLEVDHLQTHFPTRAGLVRAVNDVSFSIGEGELLALVGESGCGKSITALSIMRLIYPPGKIAGGSILFTGEELTTASEDRLRQIRGNDIAMIFQDPMTSLNPVYTVGEQIAEALRLHRKLDRKAAKAAAIEAMKEVSIPSPERRADDYPHQLSGGMRQRVMIAMALACDPELLIADEPTTALDVTIQAQILELLNELRRTRKLAVLLITHDLGVVADVADRVCVMYTGKIVEESGVEELFEDPKHPYTKGLLRSVPKLAAHTIGKVARLQTIEGVVPTPTDLPPGCHFEPRCEFRMPECSRGEIPLIGIGNAIGVRCLLYEKESRTKFERGVGLPASTVD, encoded by the coding sequence ATGCCGCAATTGCTTGAAGTTGATCACCTGCAAACGCACTTTCCGACCCGGGCGGGGTTGGTGAGGGCGGTGAATGACGTCAGTTTTTCGATCGGCGAGGGCGAGCTTTTGGCTCTGGTTGGCGAATCGGGTTGCGGTAAGTCAATAACGGCGCTTTCGATAATGCGGCTTATCTATCCGCCGGGTAAGATCGCAGGCGGCTCGATCCTTTTTACGGGCGAGGAGCTAACGACTGCCAGCGAAGACCGTTTACGGCAAATACGCGGCAACGACATCGCGATGATCTTTCAGGACCCGATGACCTCGCTCAATCCGGTCTATACGGTCGGTGAACAGATAGCTGAGGCCCTGCGGCTGCACCGAAAGCTGGACAGGAAGGCAGCGAAAGCCGCGGCGATCGAGGCGATGAAAGAAGTTTCGATACCCTCGCCCGAGCGGCGTGCCGACGATTATCCACATCAGCTTTCGGGTGGAATGCGGCAGCGAGTGATGATCGCTATGGCTCTCGCCTGCGACCCGGAACTGCTTATCGCTGATGAACCAACAACCGCCCTTGATGTAACGATTCAGGCTCAGATCCTTGAGCTGTTGAACGAACTCAGAAGAACAAGAAAGCTCGCTGTACTGCTGATCACGCACGACCTTGGCGTCGTCGCCGACGTCGCGGATCGCGTTTGTGTGATGTACACGGGGAAGATCGTCGAGGAGAGCGGCGTGGAGGAGCTTTTTGAGGATCCGAAGCATCCCTATACGAAAGGCCTGCTTCGTTCAGTGCCGAAGCTCGCGGCTCACACGATAGGGAAGGTCGCCCGGTTACAAACCATCGAAGGCGTAGTCCCGACGCCGACCGATCTCCCGCCCGGCTGCCATTTCGAGCCCCGTTGCGAGTTCCGGATGCCTGAATGTTCGCGGGGTGAGATACCACTAATTGGAATCGGAAATGCGATCGGCGTTCGATGTCTCCTGTATGAGAAAGAGTCAAGAACCAAATTTGAAAGGGGCGTTGGTTTACCTGCGTCAACCGTCGATTGA
- a CDS encoding dipeptide ABC transporter ATP-binding protein produces the protein MHPLAAQTGTTPLLQVESLVKHFPVENSDDVVRAVDGVSFDIFAGETLGLVGESGCGKSTVGRCLLRLHEPTAGEVVFEGQNIIGLPHREMQTLRREMQIIFQDPYASLNPRLSIRSIISEPLIIHGIGNKAEQRDRVADLLRKVGLDPDYMDRYAHEFSGGQRQRIGIARALALNPRLIICDEPVSALDVSVQAQVVNLLQDLQQEFGLTYLFISHGLAVVEHISNRVAVMYLGKIVEVAEARELYENPLHPYTKALLSAIPNPDPKEKRERIILTGDVPTPINPPSGCRFRTRCPIAIPECAAVEPPLEEHAANHLAACICIGEPVI, from the coding sequence ATGCACCCCTTAGCCGCACAAACCGGGACGACACCTTTGCTTCAGGTAGAGAGTCTGGTCAAGCACTTTCCCGTTGAGAATAGCGATGATGTAGTCCGCGCGGTGGATGGCGTTTCGTTCGACATTTTTGCGGGCGAGACGCTTGGGCTGGTCGGTGAATCGGGCTGCGGGAAATCGACAGTCGGCCGCTGCCTTTTGCGGCTTCATGAGCCGACGGCGGGCGAGGTGGTATTTGAGGGGCAGAACATTATCGGCCTTCCGCATCGCGAGATGCAGACGCTCCGGCGGGAGATGCAGATCATCTTTCAGGACCCCTACGCAAGCCTTAATCCGAGGTTGAGTATTCGCTCGATCATCTCAGAACCGCTGATAATCCACGGCATCGGCAACAAGGCCGAACAGCGGGATCGCGTTGCGGACCTTTTGCGAAAGGTTGGCCTCGACCCAGACTACATGGACCGCTATGCCCATGAATTCTCCGGCGGGCAGCGGCAGCGGATCGGCATCGCCCGGGCTCTTGCTTTGAACCCGAGGCTGATCATCTGCGATGAGCCGGTCTCGGCGCTCGATGTTTCGGTACAGGCTCAGGTCGTCAATTTGCTGCAGGATCTTCAGCAAGAGTTTGGTCTAACCTATCTTTTTATTTCGCACGGGCTTGCGGTTGTCGAGCATATTTCAAATCGCGTCGCCGTAATGTATCTCGGCAAGATCGTTGAGGTCGCGGAAGCACGGGAGCTTTACGAGAATCCGCTCCACCCTTACACAAAGGCATTACTTTCGGCGATTCCTAATCCCGACCCGAAAGAGAAGCGCGAACGGATCATCCTAACCGGTGACGTTCCGACGCCGATCAATCCGCCTTCGGGTTGCCGATTTAGGACACGTTGCCCGATCGCGATCCCGGAATGTGCGGCCGTCGAACCTCCGCTCGAAGAGCACGCGGCCAACCACCTTGCCGCCTGTATTTGTATCGGCGAACCTGTGATATAA
- a CDS encoding GNAT family N-acetyltransferase — translation MRKSQEPNLKGALVYLRQPSIDDEKEFLGKVRKSREFHRGLMRLARNHKEFEAFVARTRSSSTEGSLICRNCDDVIVGVISLSQIFYGPLKSAYLGYSLFKGFTGCGYATEAVRLIVRFSFKDLKLHRVEANIQPDNLASIALVKRLGFSREGFSPKYLKIGGRWRDHERWALIKENWKKKL, via the coding sequence ATGAGAAAGAGTCAAGAACCAAATTTGAAAGGGGCGTTGGTTTACCTGCGTCAACCGTCGATTGATGACGAGAAGGAATTCCTCGGCAAAGTCCGGAAGAGCCGTGAGTTTCATCGGGGCTTAATGCGGCTCGCAAGGAATCACAAGGAATTTGAAGCGTTTGTCGCGCGAACGCGGTCGTCGTCAACAGAAGGCTCTCTGATCTGTCGAAACTGTGACGATGTCATCGTTGGTGTTATAAGTCTTTCTCAGATCTTTTACGGTCCCTTGAAGAGTGCCTATCTTGGATATTCTTTATTCAAGGGGTTTACCGGATGTGGTTATGCAACTGAAGCGGTAAGGTTGATCGTGCGATTTTCCTTTAAAGATCTTAAACTGCATCGAGTTGAGGCGAATATACAGCCCGATAACTTAGCCTCAATTGCACTTGTAAAAAGGCTCGGGTTCAGTCGAGAGGGCTTTTCGCCAAAGTATCTGAAGATCGGTGGGCGTTGGCGCGATCATGAACGCTGGGCTCTCATAAAGGAGAACTGGAAAAAGAAACTGTAA